Sequence from the Bactrocera neohumeralis isolate Rockhampton unplaced genomic scaffold, APGP_CSIRO_Bneo_wtdbg2-racon-allhic-juicebox.fasta_v2 ctg3890, whole genome shotgun sequence genome:
aacttcagtaagatgaagaaggttaattaacttaaatgttaaataaattatttaaagcaactcaatatcgactgctaaatgtgtatatacaagaaaatggactttatacctgaatataagattgtcgaattcttccgaatgcactgccgttatgggtttatgtcaacttcagtaagatgaagaaggtaaaataacttaaagatgttaagttaatgatttaaagcaactcaatatcgactgcttaatgtgtatataaaagacaatgggctttatacctgaatataagattgtcgaattcttccaaatgcactgccgttatggctttatgtcaacttcagtaagatgaagaaggttaattaacttaaaattatgttaaattaatgattaaaggcaattcaatatcgactgctaaatgtgtatatacaagaaaatcgactttatacctgaatataagattgtggaattctcccaaatgctctgccgttttggctttatgtcaaattcggtaagacgaaaaaggtaaattaacttaaagatgttaagttaatgatttaaggcaactcaatatcgactgcttaatgtgtatatacaagaaaatcgactttatacctgaatataagattgtcgaattcttccaaatgcactgccgttatggctttatgtcaacttaagtaagatgaagaaggtaaattaacttaaatatgttaaactaatgatttgaagcaactcaatatcgactgcttaatgtgcatatacaagaaaatcgactttatacctgaatataagattgtcgaattcttccaaatgcactgccgttatggctttatgtcaacttcaataagatgaaaaggtaaattagcttaaagatgttaaataaatgatttaaagcaactcaatatcgactgctaaatgtgtatatacaagaaaatcgactttatacctgaatataaggttgtcgaattctcccaaatgctctgccgttttggctttatgtcaacttcggtaagatgaaaaaggtaaattaacttaaatatgttgaattattgatttgaagtaacttaaTTTCGATAGCTTAATgtgaatatgcaagaaaatcgacttcatacctgaatataagattgtcgaattcttccaaatgcactgccgttatggctttatgtcaactttagtaagatgaagaaggtaaattaacttaaagatgttaaattaatgatttaaagcaactcaatatcgactgcttaatgtgtatatacaagaaaatggactttatacctgaatataagattgtcgaattcttccaaatgcactgccgttatggctttatgtcaaattcagtaagatgaagaaggtaaattaacttaaagatgttaaataaatgatttaaagcaactcaatatcgactgcttaatgtgtatatacaagaaaatcgactttatacctgaatataagattgtcgaattctcccaaatgcactgccgttttggctttatgtcaacctcgggAAGAATTAAAGTTAagagttaaattaatgatttaaagcaactcaatatcgactgctaaatgtgtatatactagaaaatcgactttatacctgaatataagattgtcgaattcttccaaatgcgctgccgttatgggtttatgtcaacttcagtcagatgaaaaaggtaaattaacttaaagatgttaaattaatgatttaaagcaactcaatatcgactgcttaatgtgtatatacaagaaaatggactttatacctgaatataagattgtcgaattcttccaaatgcactgccgttatggctttatgtcaacttcagtaagatgaagaaggtaaaataccttaaagatgttaaagtaatgatttaaagcagctcaatatcgactgcttaatgtgtatatacgagaaaatggactttatacctgaatataagattgtcgaattcttccaaatgcattgccgttatggctttaagtcaacttcaataagatgaagaaggtaaattaacttaaagaagttaaattaatgatttaaagcaactcaatatcgactgctaaatgtgcatatacaagaaaatcgactttatacctgaatataagattgtcgaatttttacaaatgcagtgccgttatggcattatgtcaacttcaggaagatgaagaaagttaattaactaaaatatgttaaattaatgatttaaaagcaattcaatatcgactgctaaatgtgtatgtacacgaaaatcgacttcatacctgtacataagattgtcgagttcttccaaatgcactgccgttatgggtttatgtcaacttcagtaagatgaagaaggtaaaataacttaaagatgttaaattaatgatttaaagcaactcaatatcgactgctaaatgtgtatatacaagaaaatcgactttatacctgaatataagattgtcgaattcttccaaatgcgctgctgttatgggtttatgtcaacttcagtcagatgaaaaaggtaaaataacttaaagatgttaaattaatgatttaaagcaactcaatatcgactgcttaatgtgtatatacgagaaaatggactttatacctgaatataagattgtcgaattcttccaaatgcactgccgttatggctttatgtaaacttcagtaagatgaagaaggtaaattaacttaaagatgttaaagtaatgatttaaagcagctcaatatcgactgcttaatgtgtatatacaagaaaatcgactttatacctgaatataagattgtcgaattcttccaaatgcattgccgttatggctttaagtcaacttcaataagatgaaaaaggtaaattaacttaacccATATTATCCCAAGGTGTGATATTAcatagaaaaatgttttttttctatgtCTATCTAGTGAGTAGGCTCTAAATAACATGAAAATAagcttttatcaaaaatattttctatactgGCTGAAATTCAGGACCGCACCTTAAATGGGGCGCTGGGAAAATATGCCTTCGGGTTTTGTATGCGAAGTCGGTTATTATTTTGAATGgtttttattagtaaataaagaataagtacacaaaaattatgataaatcaCAATATATAAGATCAATTATAAACGTAAGCTAAAAATCAAAGTTGAtatgagagaaaaaaaattactttatggTATGAAAAGCTTGAGAACAATGTTGATGGAGGCCAACTCCACATTTACTGCATTTGAATTTCGTATTCTTGTGACATTCGCGGCATCGAATTTGAGTTTCGTTTCTAATGATATAGTGTTCCTTCCCATCCAGCCTTACCGAATCTGGCAGCTTACTTTTCGTAGTTAACGGTGTCTTGCCTCCAATGCGTTTTGCTATGGATGTAGAAGGTTTGCCAAGTATCAAATAAGTCTGCACAATGTATCTTGTAAAAGACAAGAAATCATGAGCGTCTTTAGCTTGGCCTGCTGGTGAAACTCGGTATAACTGAAAAGCATTATTAGCACAGGCATTTATGGGGAACATTATCATTTGCCAATACCATCTCTTCAGTCTTAttgaaattctatattttccaacattttggtCGAGTCGATCGACTCCGcccatatatttgttatataatagATAGCAATGCGGTTGATCTACGTCTACTCTTTTATTGCCGCACCATCTCTTCACCTTACCAATCGGATGAACACCGCTTTCCGTTGAGGCAATAGTTACgatgttgttgtcgttgtagcGCACTAAAGTTATGTTGGATGATAAATCCGTAATTTGGTGGTGCGAACCCCGTGATGTCTTTTTCATCTCCTTGATGTCTTTTAGCGGGGCACCTTCTGTTCTATTAGCACGTAATGTACCAGTGATAACATGACCCATCTGACTTACTTCGTCTAGTAAACGTaaagaagtgaaaaaattatcaatatagaAACTGTAGTGGTTATCACTTGGCAGTTTCGAAATCAAATTTGTCACTACAGAGCCTCCAACGCCTAGATTTGGATTGGTGTTACCAGTTTTAGCTCCTTGGTAAGGTTCTCCATAAATAAGATAACCCAATCGTGTACACAGTGACCAAATCTTATAGCCAAAACGTATTGGTTTA
This genomic interval carries:
- the LOC126767074 gene encoding piggyBac transposable element-derived protein 3-like, encoding MNSRRGLNVHEIISALEDDHNILSADIFITPPENNDFSDEDSGSEEAGEIGNLTRRQLLAEAEVRCQLPSADGVLETVDGIPFINQDEQEQQPSASQSNEPPAKKSKTIVTRKWRQKDIAANPERESMQPDFVLDKDNPLDFFEMFFDEEVFELLRSSTEQNAIAKGHVNFRVTVEEIKNFIGILLLSGYNSASRYRLYWDQSIDTHHPGVASCMTRNRFEELLRFFHACDNNRLPSDDKFAKVRPLWNLMNERWLKFYPGDKHLSIDESMVPYFGKHGAKQHIHGKPIRFGYKIWSLCTRLGYLIYGEPYQGAKTGNTNPNLGVGGSVVTNLISKLPSDNHYSFYIDNFFTSLRLLDEVSQMGHVITGTLRANRTEGAPLKDIKEMKKTSRGSHHQITDLSSNITLVRYNDNNIVTIASTESGVHPIGKVKRWCGNKRVDVDQPHCYLLYNKYMGGVDRLDQNVGKYRISIRLKRWYWQMIMFPINACANNAFQLYRVSPAGQAKDAHDFLSFTRYIVQTYLILGKPSTSIAKRIGGKTPLTTKSKLPDSVRLDGKEHYIIRNETQIRCRECHKNTKFKCSKCGVGLHQHCSQAFHTIK